One Gossypium raimondii isolate GPD5lz chromosome 3, ASM2569854v1, whole genome shotgun sequence genomic window carries:
- the LOC105795072 gene encoding ubiquinol oxidase, mitochondrial isoform X3, protein MNRFIVRSVMQSHLSNGRSISNGHVCSSAIVGRSLELSGQHNVVMLVRFEWRRMMSSTPASVEKASSGREEKMENSVTEETKGKDSSALSYWGISRPKITRADGTDWPWNCFMPWETYSAELSIDLKKRHVPKNFVDKFAFRIVKLLRLPTDIFFQRRYGSRAMMLETVAAVPGMVGGMLLHLKSLRKFQQSGGWIKALLEEAENERMHLMTMVELVKPKWYERLLVLTVQGVFFNAFFVLYMLSPKLAHRIVGYLEEEAIHSYTEYLKDIESGAIENVAAPAIAIDYWRLPKDARLKEVITVIRADEAHHRDVNHFASDIHFAGKELKDAPAPLGYH, encoded by the exons atgaatcgTTTTATAGTAAGGTCGGTGATGCAAAGCCACCTGAGCAATGGCCGAAGCATCAGCAACGGTCACGTTTGCAGCTCCGCCATAGTTGGGAGAAGCTTGGAGTTGAGCGGACAACATAACGTTGTGATGCTTGTAAGATTTGAATGGAGAAGGATGATGAGCTCTACTCCTGCTTCTGTGGAAAAGGCGTCGTCTGGAAGGGAAGAGAAAATGGAGAACTCGGTGACGGAAGAGACGAAGGGAAAGGATTCGTCGGCGTTAAGTTATTGGGGGATTTCTAGACCTAAGATCACCAGAGCGGACGGCACCGACTGGCCCTGGAATTGTTTCATG CCATGGGAAACTTACAGCGCAGAGCTGTCAATTGACTTGAAAAAGCGTCATGTCCCAAAGAACTTCGTTGATAAATTCGCTTTCAGGATTGTCAAACTCCTTCGCCTTCCTACAGATATCTTCTTCCAG AGACGATACGGCTCTCGAGCTATGATGCTGGAAACAGTAGCGGCCGTCCCTGGCATGGTTGGAGGGATGCTTCTGCATTTGAAATCTCTCCGTAAGTTCCAACAAAGTGGTGGTTGGATCAAAGCGTTGCTTGAAGAAGCAGAGAACGAGAGGATGCATTTAATGACAATGGTGGAGCTTGTGAAACCCAAGTGGTATGAAAGGCTCCTTGTTCTAACTGTGCAGGGAGTCTTCTTCAATGCTTTCTTTGTTCTGTATATGCTTTCGCCCAAATTGGCACATAGAATTGTTGGGTATTTGGAGGAGGAAGCCATTCACTCGTATACAGAGTACTTGAAGGACATTGAAAGTGGTGCAATAGAAAATGTTGCAGCCCCTGCCATTGCAATAGATTATTGGAGATTGCCTAAAGATGCTAGGTTGAAGGAGGTTATAACTGTAATTCGTGCTGATGAAGCTCACCATAGGGACGTAAACCATTTCGCTTCT GATATTCATTTTGCGGGAAAGGAATTGAAAGACGCGCCTGCTCCTCTTGGTTATCATTAA
- the LOC105795072 gene encoding ubiquinol oxidase, mitochondrial isoform X2, whose amino-acid sequence MNRFVVRSVMRGLINGRSYCSCSSIGNGQVYRSAIVGRSLELSGQRNGVAFGGFEWRRMMSSSPASVEKATSEKEDKTENSVMEETKGKEVMAASYWGISRPKITREDGTDWPWNCFMPWETYSAELSIDLKKRHVPKNFVDKFAFRIVKLLRLPTDIFFQRRYGSRAMMLETVAAVPGMVGGMLLHLKSLRKFQQSGGWIKALLEEAENERMHLMTMVELVKPKWYERLLVLTVQGVFFNAFFVLYMLSPKLAHRIVGYLEEEAIHSYTEYLKDIESGAIENVAAPAIAIDYWRLPKDARLKEVITVIRADEAHHRDVNHFASDIHFAGKELKDAPAPLGYH is encoded by the exons atgaatcgTTTTGTAGTAAGGTCGGTGATGCGGGGCCTGATCAATGGCCGAAGCTATTGCAGTTGCAGCAGCATCGGCAACGGGCAAGTCTACAGGTCCGCTATAGTTGGAAGAAGCTTGGAGTTGAGCGGACAACGTAACGGTGTGGCGTTTGGAGGATTTGAATGGAGGAGGATGATGAGCTCTTCTCCTGCTTCTGTGGAAAAAGCGACATCTGAGAAGGAAGACAAAACGGAGAACTCGGTGATGGAAGAGACGAAGGGAAAGGAGGTTATGGCGGCAAGTTATTGGGGAATTTCAAGGCCTAAGATCACCAGAGAGGATGGCACCGACTGGCCTTGGAATTGTTTCATG CCATGGGAAACTTACAGCGCAGAGCTGTCAATTGACTTGAAAAAGCGTCATGTCCCAAAGAACTTCGTTGATAAATTCGCTTTCAGGATTGTCAAACTCCTTCGCCTTCCTACAGATATCTTCTTCCAG AGACGATACGGCTCTCGAGCTATGATGCTGGAAACAGTAGCGGCCGTCCCTGGCATGGTTGGAGGGATGCTTCTGCATTTGAAATCTCTCCGTAAGTTCCAACAAAGTGGTGGTTGGATCAAAGCGTTGCTTGAAGAAGCAGAGAACGAGAGGATGCATTTAATGACAATGGTGGAGCTTGTGAAACCCAAGTGGTATGAAAGGCTCCTTGTTCTAACTGTGCAGGGAGTCTTCTTCAATGCTTTCTTTGTTCTGTATATGCTTTCGCCCAAATTGGCACATAGAATTGTTGGGTATTTGGAGGAGGAAGCCATTCACTCGTATACAGAGTACTTGAAGGACATTGAAAGTGGTGCAATAGAAAATGTTGCAGCCCCTGCCATTGCAATAGATTATTGGAGATTGCCTAAAGATGCTAGGTTGAAGGAGGTTATAACTGTAATTCGTGCTGATGAAGCTCACCATAGGGACGTAAACCATTTCGCTTCT GATATTCATTTTGCGGGAAAGGAATTGAAAGACGCGCCTGCTCCTCTTGGTTATCATTAA
- the LOC105795072 gene encoding ubiquinol oxidase, mitochondrial isoform X1, with protein sequence MNRFVVRSVMRGLINGRSYCSCSSIGNGQVYRSAIVGRSLELSGQRNGVAFGGFEWRRMMSSSPASVEKATSEKEDKTENSVMEETKGKEVMAASYWGISRPKITREDGTDWPWNCFMPWETYKADLSIDLNKHHKPKNFTDKFAYRTVKLLRVPTDIFFQRRYGCRAMMLETVAAVPGMVGGMLLHLKSLRKFQQSGGWIKALLEEAENERMHLMTMVELVKPKWYERLLVLTVQGVFFNAFFVLYMLSPKLAHRIVGYLEEEAIHSYTEYLKDIDSGAIENVPAPAIAIDYWRLPKDATLKDVITVIRADEAHHRDVNHFASDIHFQGKELREAPAPLGYH encoded by the exons atgaatcgTTTTGTAGTAAGGTCGGTGATGCGGGGCCTGATCAATGGCCGAAGCTATTGCAGTTGCAGCAGCATCGGCAACGGGCAAGTCTACAGGTCCGCTATAGTTGGAAGAAGCTTGGAGTTGAGCGGACAACGTAACGGTGTGGCGTTTGGAGGATTTGAATGGAGGAGGATGATGAGCTCTTCTCCTGCTTCTGTGGAAAAAGCGACATCTGAGAAGGAAGACAAAACGGAGAACTCGGTGATGGAAGAGACGAAGGGAAAGGAGGTTATGGCGGCAAGTTATTGGGGAATTTCAAGGCCTAAGATCACCAGAGAGGATGGCACCGACTGGCCTTGGAATTGTTTCATG CCATGGGAAACTTACAAAGCAGACCTGTCAATTGATTTGAACAAGCACCATAAGCCAAAGAATTTCACGGATAAATTCGCTTACCGGACGGTCAAACTCCTCCGCGTTCCTACAGATATCTTCTTCCAG AGACGATATGGCTGTAGAGCTATGATGCTGGAAACAGTGGCGGCCGTCCCTGGTATGGTTGGGGGCATGCTTCTGCACCTGAAATCTCTCCGTAAATTCCAGCAAAGTGGTGGTTGGATCAAAGCCTTGCTTGAAGAAGCAGAGAACGAGAGGATGCATTTAATGACAATGGTGGAGCTTGTTAAACCCAAGTGGTACGAAAGGCTCCTTGTTCTAACCGTGCAGGGAGTCTTCTTTAATGCCTTCTTTGTTCTGTATATGCTTTCACCCAAATTGGCGCATAGAATTGTTGGGTATCTGGAGGAGGAAGCCATTCACTCATATACAGAGTATTTGAAGGACATTGATAGTGGTGCGATTGAGAATGTACCAGCCCCAGCCATTGCAATAGATTACTGGAGGTTACCTAAAGATGCCACGTTGAAGGATGTCATAACTGTGATTCGTGCTGATGAAGCACATCATAGGGATGTAAACCATTTTGCTTCT GATATTCATTTTCAGGGAAAGGAATTGAGAGAGGCGCCTGCTCCTCTTGGTTATCATTGA